In the Persephonella hydrogeniphila genome, one interval contains:
- the bioA gene encoding adenosylmethionine--8-amino-7-oxononanoate transaminase, with protein MLKREYLKEWDKEYFWHPFTQMKVYREEENLIVEKGEGVYVYDINGKKYLDGVASLWCNVHGHNHPKLNKALIEQVNKIAHFTTLGASNVPAIVFAKNLVDITPPRLTKVFYSEDGAEAMEIAIKIAYHYWHNKGEKKTKFVTLSEAYHGDTIGSVSVGGINIFHEKYRPLLFDVYKVPSPYLEAVKKVGREKALEYDTTKILIEEVEDFIFHNHQEIAAFVLEAGVQGAAGILPFPKGYLKEIRRICDEYNILMIVDEVATGFGRTGYMFACEKEGVEPDIMALGKGITGGYLPLAATVVTDDIFDAFLGEFGEAKHFYHGHTYTGNPLACSVAIANLELFEEEQTLKKLQPKIKLLEERLKEFWTLKHVGDVRQYGFMAGIELVKDKEKNEPFPYGERTGFKVARMMMEKGVWVRPLGDVMVIMPPLVISEKELEYLLDTMFESIKALEKV; from the coding sequence ATGCTAAAAAGAGAATATCTGAAAGAGTGGGATAAAGAGTACTTCTGGCATCCTTTTACACAGATGAAAGTCTACAGAGAAGAAGAAAACCTTATAGTTGAGAAAGGAGAAGGTGTATATGTGTATGATATAAACGGCAAAAAATATCTTGATGGTGTTGCTTCTTTGTGGTGCAATGTGCATGGCCATAACCATCCAAAACTGAATAAAGCCTTGATTGAGCAGGTAAATAAGATAGCTCATTTTACGACGCTGGGGGCTTCTAATGTTCCTGCAATAGTTTTTGCAAAAAATCTTGTTGATATTACTCCTCCCAGGCTTACAAAGGTCTTTTATTCTGAAGATGGTGCTGAGGCTATGGAGATAGCTATAAAAATCGCCTATCATTACTGGCATAATAAAGGGGAGAAAAAAACAAAATTTGTTACTCTGTCTGAGGCTTACCATGGTGATACCATAGGGAGCGTCAGTGTCGGAGGAATTAATATATTTCATGAAAAGTACAGACCCCTACTTTTTGATGTTTATAAAGTGCCATCTCCTTATCTTGAAGCTGTCAAAAAAGTAGGCAGAGAGAAGGCTCTTGAATACGACACAACAAAAATTCTCATAGAGGAGGTCGAGGATTTTATATTCCACAACCATCAGGAAATTGCAGCTTTTGTTTTAGAAGCAGGAGTTCAAGGTGCTGCAGGAATTCTTCCTTTTCCAAAGGGATATCTGAAAGAGATAAGAAGGATATGTGATGAGTACAATATCTTGATGATCGTTGATGAGGTAGCAACAGGATTTGGTAGAACTGGATATATGTTTGCTTGTGAAAAAGAAGGAGTAGAGCCAGATATAATGGCTTTAGGTAAAGGCATAACTGGAGGATACCTGCCACTTGCTGCGACTGTTGTTACAGATGATATATTCGATGCTTTTCTTGGAGAGTTTGGGGAAGCAAAGCATTTTTACCATGGACATACCTATACAGGAAATCCCCTTGCTTGCAGTGTTGCAATAGCCAATTTAGAGCTGTTTGAGGAAGAGCAAACATTAAAAAAACTTCAACCAAAAATAAAACTTCTTGAGGAAAGACTTAAAGAGTTCTGGACTCTTAAACATGTTGGTGATGTGAGACAGTATGGTTTTATGGCAGGGATTGAGCTTGTGAAGGATAAAGAGAAAAATGAACCTTTTCCTTACGGGGAAAGAACAGGTTTTAAAGTGGCAAGAATGATGATGGAAAAAGGTGTATGGGTCAGGCCACTTGGGGATGTTATGGTAATAATGCCTCCTCTTGTAATATCTGAGAAGGAATTAGAATATCTGCTTGATACAATGTTTGAAAGTATTAAAGCCCTTGAAAAGGTTTAA
- the tpx gene encoding thiol peroxidase, which translates to MAVTVNLKGNPVALAGPEINVGDRAPEAVVVASDLSEKTIGGAKGKPQLIITVPSLDTPVCETETKKFNEIVAGLDIDVTVVSMDLPFAEKRFCESFNIENVTVASDFRYRDMEKYGVLIAEGALKGILARAVFVVDAEGKVVYKQLVPEITEEPNYDDVLSCVKSL; encoded by the coding sequence ATGGCAGTAACAGTAAATCTTAAAGGAAATCCAGTAGCCCTTGCAGGGCCTGAAATTAATGTTGGCGACAGAGCTCCAGAAGCTGTTGTTGTTGCTTCAGATCTTTCTGAGAAAACAATAGGTGGTGCAAAAGGAAAACCACAACTGATAATAACTGTTCCTTCTCTTGATACTCCTGTTTGTGAAACTGAGACTAAAAAGTTTAACGAGATAGTAGCAGGTCTTGATATTGATGTAACAGTTGTTTCTATGGATCTTCCTTTTGCAGAAAAGAGATTCTGTGAATCTTTTAATATCGAAAATGTGACTGTAGCGTCTGATTTTAGATACAGAGATATGGAAAAGTACGGCGTTCTTATTGCAGAGGGAGCTTTAAAAGGTATCCTCGCAAGGGCTGTTTTTGTAGTTGACGCAGAAGGAAAAGTTGTATACAAACAGCTTGTTCCAGAGATTACAGAAGAGCCTAATTATGATGATGTTCTTTCTTGCGTAAAATCTTTATAA
- a CDS encoding TIGR00703 family protein yields MDILQLRELQAINTLVFETLGQPEKEREFKLKSLKRWGFDLLLGKKGGETTYFTAVSGKRSVGEKYTEDEISYEVEEIIHELPKNKKIFAHIEMIQGRAYLIGELREGEENIEILRVPAGSILLAYFKKHKLHNLIEALRNVGTALELVKQRGQEGKPVSYEQLPNVARRFLRGAKDLEKDAGFGRVALSYWGENKDGDARFRVSWLLPTIALFDINIAEKADKLLAAFK; encoded by the coding sequence ATGGATATTTTACAGCTAAGAGAATTACAGGCTATAAATACGCTTGTATTCGAAACTCTTGGACAACCGGAGAAAGAAAGAGAATTCAAGCTAAAATCACTGAAAAGATGGGGATTTGATCTTTTGTTAGGTAAAAAAGGAGGAGAAACCACCTATTTTACAGCTGTATCAGGAAAAAGATCTGTAGGAGAAAAATACACAGAGGATGAAATTTCTTACGAAGTTGAAGAAATTATCCATGAACTACCTAAAAACAAAAAAATATTTGCCCATATAGAGATGATACAGGGCAGAGCTTATCTAATTGGTGAACTACGGGAGGGAGAAGAAAATATAGAAATTCTCAGAGTTCCTGCAGGATCTATACTACTTGCCTATTTCAAAAAACATAAACTTCACAATCTCATTGAGGCATTAAGAAATGTAGGAACAGCCTTAGAACTTGTAAAACAAAGAGGACAGGAAGGAAAACCAGTTTCTTATGAACAACTGCCTAATGTGGCAAGAAGATTTTTGAGAGGTGCTAAAGACCTCGAAAAAGATGCTGGATTTGGAAGGGTCGCACTTTCATATTGGGGAGAAAACAAAGATGGAGATGCAAGATTCAGAGTATCCTGGCTCCTTCCAACGATAGCCCTTTTTGATATAAACATAGCAGAAAAAGCAGATAAATTACTTGCTGCTTTTAAATAA
- the pfdA gene encoding prefoldin subunit alpha, whose amino-acid sequence MAKKEEKKVQPTTEELSRELRGYIAQIEALRAEIAVIDENIASYRTAIKTINNLRDLGKGKNILIPIGAGAQIEAKIEDPERVVVNIGSGISAELKAEEALTQIAKEIASLQALRRTLEEAIAEAYAKTEELLQKTREIGKEEGKSSK is encoded by the coding sequence ATGGCAAAAAAAGAGGAGAAAAAAGTTCAACCAACAACAGAAGAACTTAGCAGAGAGCTAAGAGGATATATAGCTCAAATTGAAGCTCTCAGGGCAGAAATAGCGGTTATAGATGAAAACATAGCCTCATACAGAACCGCTATTAAAACTATTAACAACCTTAGAGATCTTGGAAAAGGAAAAAATATCCTCATTCCAATTGGAGCTGGAGCCCAAATAGAGGCGAAAATTGAAGATCCAGAAAGGGTAGTAGTGAATATAGGTTCTGGAATATCTGCTGAACTTAAAGCTGAAGAAGCCTTAACCCAAATTGCAAAAGAGATAGCATCTCTCCAAGCATTAAGAAGAACCTTAGAAGAAGCAATAGCAGAAGCTTATGCAAAGACTGAAGAGCTTCTTCAGAAAACAAGAGAGATAGGCAAAGAAGAAGGAAAATCCTCAAAGTAA
- a CDS encoding prefoldin subunit: MKEKEKKQIEKTLELIEQLPENRRFFYNTGVLMIELTKEEAVKLLKKELEGLGGNTHS, translated from the coding sequence ATGAAAGAAAAAGAAAAAAAACAGATAGAGAAAACCTTAGAACTGATAGAGCAACTGCCAGAAAATAGGAGGTTTTTTTACAATACGGGAGTTTTAATGATAGAGCTTACAAAAGAGGAAGCTGTTAAACTCCTTAAAAAAGAACTGGAAGGGCTGGGAGGAAACACACATAGCTAA
- a CDS encoding YfdX family protein, with translation MRVLLSILLGVFIIIGVSSAKEESAQSLIESSGKRTTEKVQAREMSKVIKEAVNVYAKGNRVLFLLNHNKIEEAKKVLDQLVKELDKLSTQYKKMDRLPIDAVITEISGITDIKEAEKLAKEAKKAVEDNDFIKARFILNSLRDEIQIETFYLPLSLYTEAVKLAQKLLKEGKVKDAIAQLQVAIGLVEVETTIIPKPLAIASLLVEDASKAFKKNPEKALKLLDEAKRQIKLAKVLGYIKTEKDISPLIAQIEKLEKEIKEKAGRKEHFKKVFENIEKVREKATQTR, from the coding sequence ATGAGGGTATTACTATCTATTCTTTTGGGAGTGTTTATTATCATAGGAGTTTCTTCTGCGAAAGAAGAGAGTGCACAATCTCTTATAGAAAGCTCAGGAAAAAGAACAACAGAAAAAGTTCAAGCCAGAGAAATGTCAAAAGTTATAAAAGAAGCTGTAAATGTCTACGCTAAGGGAAATAGGGTACTTTTTCTTTTAAATCACAATAAGATAGAAGAGGCAAAAAAAGTTCTTGATCAGCTTGTTAAAGAATTGGACAAGCTTTCTACACAGTACAAAAAAATGGACAGACTTCCTATCGATGCCGTTATAACAGAAATAAGTGGAATTACAGACATAAAGGAAGCTGAAAAATTAGCAAAAGAAGCTAAAAAAGCTGTAGAGGATAATGATTTCATTAAAGCAAGATTTATACTAAACTCTTTGAGAGATGAGATACAGATTGAAACTTTCTATCTTCCACTGTCTTTATACACTGAAGCTGTGAAACTGGCTCAAAAACTTCTCAAAGAAGGAAAAGTAAAAGATGCTATTGCACAGCTTCAGGTAGCTATAGGACTTGTAGAAGTTGAAACTACCATAATACCAAAACCTCTTGCTATAGCCTCATTACTGGTTGAAGATGCATCAAAAGCATTTAAGAAAAATCCGGAAAAAGCTTTGAAGCTGTTAGATGAAGCAAAGAGACAGATAAAACTTGCAAAAGTACTTGGATATATAAAAACAGAAAAAGATATTTCTCCTCTCATAGCACAGATAGAAAAGTTAGAGAAAGAGATCAAAGAAAAAGCAGGACGTAAGGAACATTTCAAAAAAGTGTTTGAAAACATAGAAAAAGTTAGAGAAAAAGCTACACAAACAAGATAG
- a CDS encoding DUF1931 family protein, giving the protein MPVVGASKLEILMRKAASLDIDKNKAKEITDIVEKKLYDLLLIGERNANYNGREVIWESDVPLTKGFLESMQKFRKLEEEIAVEDVLNFLATMPPLKYPLEAELEKRLPEIVGTLIYVLAHLIKEVAPESRKPSSEDIEKAGKILDLTM; this is encoded by the coding sequence ATGCCTGTAGTTGGAGCTTCAAAATTAGAAATACTGATGAGGAAAGCAGCGAGTCTGGATATTGATAAAAACAAAGCAAAGGAGATCACAGACATCGTTGAAAAAAAACTTTACGACCTACTTTTGATAGGAGAAAGAAACGCAAACTATAACGGAAGAGAAGTTATCTGGGAGTCTGATGTTCCACTTACAAAAGGTTTTTTAGAATCGATGCAAAAGTTCAGAAAGTTAGAAGAAGAGATTGCTGTAGAAGATGTATTAAACTTTCTGGCAACAATGCCCCCACTTAAATACCCTTTAGAGGCTGAGCTTGAGAAAAGACTTCCAGAAATAGTAGGAACTCTCATATATGTACTTGCACATCTTATAAAAGAAGTGGCTCCAGAAAGTAGAAAACCTTCTTCAGAAGATATAGAGAAAGCAGGGAAAATTTTAGATCTCACAATGTAA
- a CDS encoding YqhA family protein — protein MLKVAEKIIERLLWESRFMIFLAVIASVLAAFVLVLIGTYDIYIVIKDATHMFSSKEYFKEFHKEAIKNIVSAVDVYLIATVLLIFGLGLYELFISKIDPMEKDTKSSKILVVHTLDQLKEKLAKVILMVLIVTFFKYAIEFKYEDIKNLLFLSIGVFLIALSIYFMHKGHDHKENH, from the coding sequence TTGTTAAAAGTAGCAGAGAAGATTATTGAAAGATTACTGTGGGAAAGCAGATTTATGATATTTCTTGCAGTTATAGCAAGTGTTCTAGCTGCATTTGTTCTTGTCCTGATTGGTACATACGACATTTATATCGTAATAAAAGATGCTACACATATGTTTTCTTCCAAAGAATACTTTAAAGAGTTCCATAAAGAAGCAATAAAGAATATTGTATCTGCTGTAGATGTATACCTGATAGCTACTGTTTTACTTATTTTTGGACTTGGACTTTACGAACTTTTTATCTCAAAAATAGACCCTATGGAAAAAGATACAAAATCATCAAAAATACTTGTTGTCCATACCTTAGACCAGCTTAAAGAAAAACTTGCAAAAGTTATTCTTATGGTTCTTATAGTTACATTCTTTAAATATGCTATAGAGTTTAAGTACGAAGATATAAAAAATCTACTTTTCCTCAGTATAGGCGTTTTCCTGATTGCTCTATCTATATATTTTATGCATAAGGGACATGATCACAAAGAAAATCATTAA
- a CDS encoding menaquinone biosynthesis decarboxylase, which produces MENFLKLAKKLNRLKVIDKPLDVELEIPHVAYLEIKKEKPDVLLFTNPVDGKTGYRYSIPVVMNAFAGFDITQEIFGKHPDRIAEEIEKILHMKPPQSVKEKLSMLGLLLRLKNILPKRLKREGISQQVKIKHVDLSKLPVLKTWEKDGGRFITAGQVYTKSIDGKMQNLGLYRLQVVSKDEILMHWQIHKDASHFFDQYHRANKKMPVTIAIGGDPLYTWCGQAPLPYGLFEILLYGFIRNKSPRLVKSLTNDIYFPEDVDIVIEGEVDPQDFRPEGPFGDHTGYYTPVENFPVMKVKTITMKKNPYYYATVVGKPPVEDKYMGWATERIFLPLLRTTTPDLIDYHMPENGVFHNLILAKIKPLYKGHAKQIMHTFWGVGQMSFVKHAIFVDDSAPDLTDYIKITEHILNRLSEKSFLITEGIVDQLDHASYEPLVGGKLGVDVTGTPVEKTVNTISDTQLFEKIKDVDKDIVELKQYMTHTSNPVTVIKLRKTKPAKEVFEKLKKFKEFLKIVIFVDENSNDLNNPYMLVWRVTNNIDALKDIWIEDIWGVDATAKSEIDGYHREWPEDVFCTKSVIEKLKKEGIIDVDTSFLKKYQIIDF; this is translated from the coding sequence ATGGAAAATTTTCTCAAACTGGCAAAAAAGCTTAACAGGTTAAAGGTTATAGATAAACCTCTTGATGTTGAGCTTGAGATACCCCATGTAGCCTATCTGGAAATAAAAAAAGAAAAACCAGATGTCCTCCTTTTTACAAACCCCGTTGATGGAAAAACAGGATACAGATACAGTATCCCTGTAGTTATGAATGCTTTTGCCGGGTTTGATATAACACAGGAAATATTCGGTAAGCATCCTGACAGGATAGCAGAGGAGATAGAAAAAATACTACATATGAAGCCTCCCCAATCTGTGAAAGAAAAACTGTCTATGCTTGGTTTACTTCTCAGACTGAAAAATATTTTACCTAAAAGGCTAAAAAGGGAAGGTATATCCCAACAGGTAAAGATAAAACATGTAGACCTTTCCAAATTACCTGTCCTAAAAACATGGGAAAAAGACGGTGGTAGATTTATTACAGCAGGGCAGGTCTACACAAAAAGTATTGATGGAAAGATGCAAAATTTAGGTCTTTATAGGCTTCAGGTTGTCTCAAAAGATGAAATCCTTATGCACTGGCAGATTCACAAAGATGCAAGTCATTTTTTTGACCAGTATCACAGGGCGAATAAAAAAATGCCAGTTACCATTGCTATAGGAGGAGATCCTCTTTACACATGGTGTGGTCAGGCACCTCTCCCTTATGGTCTTTTTGAGATACTTCTTTATGGCTTTATCAGAAATAAATCTCCCAGACTTGTCAAATCTTTAACAAATGATATCTATTTTCCTGAAGATGTTGATATTGTTATAGAAGGCGAAGTAGACCCACAGGACTTCAGGCCAGAGGGTCCCTTTGGTGATCATACAGGTTATTATACCCCTGTAGAAAACTTTCCTGTGATGAAAGTAAAAACCATCACTATGAAGAAAAACCCTTACTACTATGCAACTGTTGTAGGAAAACCTCCTGTTGAAGATAAGTATATGGGATGGGCTACAGAAAGAATATTTCTCCCTCTTCTGAGAACAACCACTCCTGATCTAATAGATTACCACATGCCTGAAAATGGAGTTTTCCACAACCTTATACTTGCAAAGATAAAACCTCTGTACAAAGGTCATGCAAAGCAAATTATGCATACTTTCTGGGGTGTTGGACAGATGAGTTTTGTCAAGCACGCTATATTTGTAGATGATTCTGCTCCAGACTTGACGGATTATATAAAAATAACAGAGCATATACTAAACAGACTGTCCGAAAAATCTTTTCTGATAACAGAAGGAATTGTTGATCAGCTGGACCATGCAAGCTATGAACCTCTTGTAGGAGGAAAACTTGGTGTTGATGTAACAGGAACTCCTGTTGAAAAGACAGTAAATACTATATCTGATACACAGCTTTTTGAGAAAATAAAAGATGTAGATAAAGATATTGTAGAACTGAAACAGTATATGACCCACACATCAAATCCTGTTACTGTAATAAAGCTCAGAAAAACGAAACCTGCGAAAGAAGTCTTTGAAAAGCTGAAAAAGTTTAAAGAGTTTTTAAAAATAGTTATTTTTGTAGATGAAAATTCCAACGATCTGAACAACCCGTATATGCTTGTGTGGAGGGTGACAAATAATATAGATGCTCTGAAAGATATATGGATTGAAGATATATGGGGAGTAGATGCTACAGCAAAGTCAGAGATAGATGGTTATCACAGAGAATGGCCTGAGGATGTTTTCTGTACAAAGTCTGTTATTGAGAAATTAAAAAAGGAAGGTATCATTGATGTAGATACCTCCTTTTTGAAAAAATATCAGATTATAGATTTTTAA
- the gyrB gene encoding DNA topoisomerase (ATP-hydrolyzing) subunit B: MEEYSAEAIDVVEGLEHVRARPAMYIGDISERGLHHLVWELVDNAVDEAMAGYAKNIFVIINEDGSITVEDDGRGIPVDIHPKTGKPAVEMVFTVLGAGGKFSKKAYQYSGGLHGVGASVVNALSRWLVVEVYRDGKVYRQEYEFGKPVAPLKVVGETVKTGTKVTFMPDDTIFETVNFKYDTISKRLRELAFLNPGVRFLCADRRKDIEEEFLYHEGIKDFVRVLNQAKDPLFEEIIYVKDEKDRVIVEVAFQYTKSYNEVIESFVNNVKTVEGGTHVAGFRAALTRAMNKTLSGMRLPKELKGGIKGEDLREGLTAVVSVKVPEPQFEGQTKSKLGNQEVKKVVETVVGDYLLEYFEKNKDIALKIAEKAIEAAVAREAARKAKEISRRKSFLEDTTLPGKLADCSETDPEKCELFIVEGESAGGSAKQGRDRRTQAILPLKGKILNVEKARIDKILSNEEIRSIINAIGTGIGLGIEEDDEGFDINKLRYHKIILMADADVDGSHITTLLLTLFYRYFPQIIENGFLYIAQPPLYKLKKGRSEIYVKDDEELSKIIIDFASDEIKFEGLNLTKIQIKDLAKKAKEYRELKDSILKRKDKAVVDAVLEVGITEDDITEESRVKEAVEKLSQKLENYDVYYEYDPIEGEYDIFCERKERFGKVVNKIDANFLTSFAYRRLKELSREITGIIGKLPVKVSYKTRETVIEDIDRLFDIIWDAGIYGTEIQRYKGLGEMNPEQLWETTMNPKTRRLMQVTLEDAALADEVFTILMGDKVEPRKEFIMKYAKEVRNLDV; encoded by the coding sequence ATGGAAGAGTACAGTGCAGAAGCTATAGATGTTGTTGAGGGTCTTGAGCACGTCCGTGCAAGACCTGCCATGTACATAGGTGATATCTCTGAGAGGGGACTTCACCATCTTGTGTGGGAGCTTGTTGACAACGCTGTTGATGAAGCTATGGCAGGTTATGCCAAAAATATATTCGTTATTATAAACGAAGATGGTTCCATAACAGTTGAAGATGATGGTAGGGGAATACCTGTTGATATACATCCAAAGACAGGGAAGCCTGCTGTAGAAATGGTTTTTACAGTTTTAGGAGCAGGAGGTAAATTTTCCAAAAAAGCATACCAGTACTCCGGAGGTCTACACGGAGTAGGTGCTTCTGTAGTTAATGCCCTCTCCAGATGGCTTGTTGTAGAGGTTTATAGAGATGGCAAGGTATACAGGCAAGAGTATGAGTTTGGCAAGCCGGTTGCTCCTTTAAAAGTAGTTGGAGAAACTGTAAAAACAGGAACAAAAGTCACATTTATGCCTGATGATACTATTTTTGAGACTGTCAATTTTAAGTACGATACCATATCAAAAAGGCTAAGAGAACTGGCTTTCCTTAACCCCGGAGTTAGATTCCTGTGTGCTGACAGAAGAAAAGATATAGAAGAGGAGTTCCTTTACCACGAAGGTATTAAAGATTTTGTTAGGGTTTTAAATCAGGCTAAGGATCCTTTATTTGAAGAGATTATATATGTGAAAGACGAAAAAGATAGAGTTATAGTAGAGGTAGCTTTCCAGTATACAAAAAGCTACAACGAGGTTATAGAAAGTTTTGTTAACAATGTAAAGACTGTTGAAGGTGGAACACATGTAGCAGGATTTAGAGCTGCTTTAACCAGAGCAATGAACAAAACCCTTTCAGGAATGAGACTTCCCAAGGAGCTAAAGGGAGGTATAAAAGGAGAAGACCTGAGGGAAGGTCTTACAGCTGTTGTATCTGTGAAAGTTCCTGAACCCCAGTTTGAAGGTCAAACAAAATCAAAACTTGGAAATCAGGAAGTCAAAAAAGTAGTAGAAACTGTTGTTGGTGATTATCTGCTTGAGTATTTTGAGAAAAATAAAGATATAGCTCTCAAAATAGCTGAAAAAGCCATAGAAGCGGCTGTTGCAAGGGAGGCAGCAAGAAAGGCAAAAGAGATATCAAGAAGAAAATCTTTCCTTGAAGACACAACTCTCCCTGGTAAGCTTGCAGACTGTTCAGAAACAGACCCTGAAAAATGTGAGCTTTTTATAGTTGAGGGTGAGTCTGCTGGAGGTTCTGCAAAACAAGGAAGAGATAGAAGAACTCAGGCTATCCTTCCGTTAAAAGGAAAAATATTAAATGTAGAAAAGGCAAGAATTGATAAAATCCTATCTAATGAAGAAATAAGGTCTATTATCAATGCAATCGGAACTGGCATAGGTCTTGGAATAGAAGAAGATGATGAAGGTTTTGATATTAACAAATTGAGATATCACAAGATAATCCTAATGGCAGATGCAGACGTAGATGGTTCCCACATAACAACCCTCTTGCTTACGCTCTTTTACAGATATTTCCCACAGATAATAGAAAACGGATTTCTCTATATAGCCCAACCTCCCCTTTATAAACTAAAAAAAGGAAGATCTGAGATATACGTAAAAGATGATGAGGAACTTTCGAAGATAATTATCGATTTTGCATCAGATGAGATAAAATTCGAAGGACTAAATCTTACGAAAATACAGATAAAGGATCTTGCTAAAAAAGCAAAAGAGTATAGGGAGCTTAAAGATTCGATTCTAAAAAGAAAAGACAAAGCCGTGGTGGATGCTGTTTTAGAAGTGGGAATTACAGAAGATGATATCACAGAGGAAAGCAGGGTAAAAGAAGCTGTTGAAAAACTGTCACAAAAGTTAGAAAACTACGATGTTTACTACGAGTATGACCCGATAGAAGGTGAGTATGATATTTTCTGTGAGAGAAAAGAAAGATTTGGAAAAGTGGTAAATAAGATAGACGCAAACTTCCTTACATCATTTGCATACAGGAGATTGAAAGAGTTAAGCAGAGAGATAACAGGTATTATAGGAAAGCTGCCTGTTAAGGTTTCTTATAAAACAAGAGAGACAGTGATAGAAGATATAGATAGGCTTTTTGATATCATCTGGGATGCCGGTATATACGGAACAGAGATTCAGAGATACAAAGGTCTTGGAGAGATGAATCCTGAACAACTGTGGGAAACAACAATGAATCCAAAGACAAGAAGATTAATGCAGGTTACACTTGAAGATGCGGCGCTTGCAGATGAGGTATTCACGATACTTATGGGTGATAAGGTAGAACCAAGAAAAGAATTTATAATGAAATATGCAAAAGAAGTAAGGAATTTAGATGTATAA
- the dnaN gene encoding DNA polymerase III subunit beta has product MELVIEKSDLQNVLKKAISATEKKSALPILSNFLLEAVDDKLIVQGTDLEVHVSVSVFAKIEKEGKACVNAKKITDISRLLPSNEVYIKLEDSVLKIKSGKTKYSLPVVPSEDFPMMYPFPEDNAFVVSGDDIQKAISKTSYATSKEETRYALQGVLFKSLDGTIDVVATDGHRLALYTINRNGTGDVEIIVPQKALNELKKLLTGLEDVEMAASDQYVFFRTKEWILMSRLLEGAFPDYTKVIPQDFNIEIKLDKKEFLDAVKRVSAVIEGDPKPIKLTLKENTLQLLSKSSEYGEAVDELSVDYTGEEFSIGFNARYLIEAVEVIDGDTVIIRFTTPNAQTLILPKDENDRYKAIVMPMEIA; this is encoded by the coding sequence TTGGAACTTGTTATAGAGAAGTCAGACCTACAAAATGTTTTAAAAAAAGCGATCTCTGCAACAGAAAAGAAATCTGCCCTTCCGATACTATCAAACTTTCTGTTAGAAGCAGTCGATGATAAACTGATTGTTCAGGGAACCGATTTAGAGGTTCATGTGTCTGTTTCTGTTTTTGCAAAGATCGAAAAAGAAGGGAAAGCCTGTGTAAATGCGAAAAAGATAACGGATATATCGAGGCTACTCCCCAGTAATGAAGTTTATATAAAGCTTGAAGACAGTGTGTTAAAAATAAAATCAGGAAAAACAAAATACAGCCTTCCTGTAGTGCCATCAGAAGATTTTCCCATGATGTATCCATTTCCAGAAGATAATGCTTTTGTTGTTTCTGGAGACGATATACAGAAAGCTATATCAAAAACATCCTATGCAACATCAAAGGAAGAGACGAGATATGCCCTTCAGGGTGTTTTATTTAAATCCCTTGACGGAACAATAGATGTAGTTGCAACAGACGGTCATAGACTCGCACTGTATACCATAAATAGAAATGGAACAGGAGATGTGGAGATAATAGTTCCTCAGAAAGCATTAAATGAACTGAAAAAACTTTTAACCGGACTTGAAGATGTAGAAATGGCTGCATCTGATCAGTATGTGTTTTTCAGGACAAAAGAGTGGATTTTAATGTCAAGGCTTCTTGAAGGTGCTTTCCCGGATTACACAAAAGTAATCCCTCAGGACTTTAATATAGAGATAAAACTTGATAAAAAAGAGTTTTTAGATGCAGTAAAAAGAGTATCTGCTGTTATAGAAGGAGATCCGAAACCTATAAAACTTACACTTAAGGAAAATACTTTACAGCTTTTATCAAAATCTTCAGAATACGGGGAAGCTGTAGATGAGCTTTCAGTAGATTACACAGGGGAGGAGTTTTCAATCGGTTTCAATGCCAGATATCTTATTGAAGCTGTTGAGGTTATTGACGGAGATACAGTGATAATAAGATTCACTACACCTAACGCCCAGACATTGATTCTTCCGAAAGATGAAAATGATAGATATAAAGCCATTGTAATGCCTATGGAAATTGCATAA